CTACGGTGGCTACCGCGGGAATTACGGCGGCGGGCACTACGGCGGTGGACGTGGCGGATCGGGCCACGGCGGCCGCGGCGGCGGCGGCGGGCGTCACGGCGGGCGGCGTTAGGCGGGGGCTCGCATCGACTGGAACAGGAGCCGAGGGGCGCACGCGTGCGCCCTTTGTGCGTCTATTGGAGAAGTCGCAAGATGGGCCGCCGCGAACGTCTGTGTGTTGTGCTGTGTTCCTTTCTCGCTCTCGGGGCAGGCCCCGCCGGCAGACCGGAACGGTTGGAGAACTGGCCGTTTGTCTTCTTCGCTGGAATCACGGGCGGCAGAGTTGACCGGACCGTCTCTCTGGTGGTGGACGTGGACGGGGGGTATGCGCCGGGTTCCATCGGGGTGGCAGAGATTCGGCTTCCGGACGGGGTTTCGCTGGTCTCAGGGAGCACCACGATTCGAACGAACTTCGCTGCTTCGCGGAGACCGCATACTCTTCAGATCAAGCCCACCCGCACGGGGCACTTCGATGTTGTCGGAATTCTGCGAGTGAACAGTGGAACATCCTATCGTGACGAGGTGGACATCGAGCTTCCTCTGGAGGTGCGCGCCGACAGCATCCACGAGAGCAGCAGCCACTTCACTCGCATGGAGAGCGTCCGCGGCGGACAGCGCTACCGCTACACCCGTGAATGGTTGGTCCCCATCGACAGTTCCGATGCGGTCTCGGAGTTCGATAGGGCCGGGTTGATCGTCAAGCCCCAGGTGGTGGAGGAACTCGCGGCTCTGCCCTCGTGGCCGAGGGGAGCGGCAGTCGATTCGCTGGCATTCATGGTGGTGGTCAGGCGCGACGGATCCGTACGGGACGCGGTCCTGGCCGGCTCTCGAGCCCGGATCACCAGGGGAGTCAAGGATGAGGCTGTTGCCGAGGTCCTGAAGGCTCTGAAGTCGTGGCGGTTCCAGCCAGCGACGGTCAAGGGGCGTCCGATCGAAGACTGGCTCTACGTCACCGCCCCGGTCCCCTCTCTGCCCTGACCAATACCAGGGCCCCGGGCTCTTGCGCGCTTTCGAGTTCGGGACTGCCCGGCCGTTTCCTTCGACTTCAGGGTGCTTCGGCCGTGACCTATTGGAATCATGCATGTTGCCCCCATGGCCGCGCCCCAGCTCTGCCTTCCGTGGGTGCCGAGATCAGGGCCTCCCGGGGGCGCGGGCGGGCGAGGACCGTTTCCCGGCTCGATACCCAGTGCCTCATCCCGGGCCTAAAGTCTGGACTCCATTGAGTCGATATGGTAGATATGCCATACTATGGACAGGCCGGCGGACAGGAAGCCTCTCTTCTGGGTGGGCTCGTCGAAGAACGACCTCCGCGAGTTCCCAGGGGAAGTGAAGGATGTTATGGGTCATGCCCTCCACGTGGCCCAGACGGGGGCCAAACATCCCGACGCGAAGCCCCTTCTGGGGTTTGGCGGGGCGGGGGTCCTTGAGGTCGTGGAGGACTTCGCCGGCGGCACCTACCGGGCGGTGTATACGGTGAAGTTCGCAGATGCGGTGTACGTGCTGCACGCTTTCCAGAAGAAGTCGAAGCGCGGCATCAAGACGCCGAAGAAGGACACGGATCTGATTCGGGAGCGGCTCGGGAGAGCCGAGAGAGAATATGCGAGCTGGAGCAAGTCGAGAAGGTAGGAAGGGCTCAAGGGCCGTGATTCCCGTGGAGCGAAGCTCCGGAAACGTCTTCGAGGACCTCGGCCTCGAGGAGAGTGCGGAGCGCCTCGTCAAGTCGGAGATCGCCGCGCGCATCGCGTCCATCATCGAACGCCGCAGCCTCAGGCAAGTTCAAGCCGCAAAGCTCCTCGGGGTGCACCAGGCGGATGTTTCGGATCTTACCCGAGGGAAGCTGGCCGGTTTCTCGACGGACCGGCTCTTCCGATTCCTCACCACGCTCGGACAGGACGTGGAGATCCGAATGCCGAGTCGGCTCCGTGCGAATGGTCACGGACGGCTCCGCGTTCTGGACGAGGATGGCCGAAGCGTCGCCGCAGGCGGCATGCGCGGGAAGCGGTAGAAGGACGAACGTAGGCAGCCGCCCCGACATGGACTTCCCAGGTTGGAGCCTTGGCTCGTCCTGGTTTCACGAGTGTCTTCGCCCCGTCCGCGGCTCCCGCGCGACTCTTCCAGGGTAGAACTCGGACATTGTACAACGCGAAGGGCGGGAACCGATGGTTCCCGCCCTTCTAACTGCTTGGAAAATTTGGTAGCGGGGGCGGGATTTGAACCCGCGACCTTTGGGTTATGAGCCCAACGAGCTACCAGACTGCTCCACCCCGCATCAGCAGAGCTACACTACCCGCTCACCGGGGCGAAGTCAAGCCTTGGGCGCCGGAAACCGGCAGATGGTTGCCGGCCCACGCGTTGCGGCGCGATCCGCAACCAGCCACGGTGCCGCGGTACCGCACAGGAGTGCCCCGGATCCGCCCGGCCGCCCCGGCTCCTACGGCTTCCGCGGCTGCCCCGGCGGGAGCCCCCGCGGCCCCTTCGGCAGAGGCGGCTGCACCAGCTTGCGCGCATCAATGGCCTGCTTCACGGCACCCTCGCCCACCACGCGGATCACCAGCTCGCCCGGCCGGGCCAGGCCGGCGTTCTCGCGCAGGAACTTCTCGGTGTAGAACGGGTCGGTGCGGGCGCGCAGCAGCTCCTCGTCCACCTGCTTCACGCTGGAGGTGAGCTTGCGGTTGCGGGCCTCGATGGAGACCAGCTCGCGCTTCATCGAGAGGATACGCAGGATGCCCTGCTCCGAGAAGACGAAGGAGTAAGTGAGCCAGGCGCCCAGCGCGGCGATTCCGAGGCGCAGCGCCCAGCGGCGCGGCGCGGGGCCGGTCGGGCGGCCGCGGGACCAGGCAGGGCGTTCCAGGCGGCGGACCAGGTCGAGCAAGGTTCCCTCCTCGGGGCAGCCTCCATCCTTGAAGGCCGTACCGCACGATAGCAGATTCGGCGCCCGGGAAAAAGAATGTAGGTCAGGCAGGTTGGCTGCCTGACCTACCCTTCCGGCTGCCGTCAGGCAGCGGAGCCGCCCGGCCTGCACCGACCCCGGCTACTGGTACTGCTTCTCGTTCTGCTCGAACCCCCAGATGAACGGCGGCTCCACGCCCAGCAGCCGCAGGAACGTGTAGAACTGCCCACGGTGGTGGATGTGCTCGTCGTAGACCACGCACAGCAGGATGAAGCCCGGCATGGTGGGGCCCCAGAAGGTGGGCACCATGGCCTGCAGCTGCGCGTCGGAGAGCTTCTGGACCGCGGCGTCGGCCTTGTCGAACTGCGCCCGGCACCACTTCTCGAGATCGGCCACGGTCTGGATCTTGTCGGCGCCGGCCGGCAGGTCGCTCTGCTCCAGCTTGCCCTTGCCCACGCCGGCCGCCAGCGCCGGGGCGTACTCGTACATGTGCACCACCAGGTCCTTCACGCTCTTGAGCGGCGGCACGGGCACGGCGTTCAGCTTGTCGGCAGGGATGCGCTGGATGGCGCGCAGCGTCACGCCGTGGACCCGGCGGAACTGGTCCCACATCCCCTTGGTGACTTCACGGTTCATCGGGATCTCCTTTCGGCTCAGCCCCCGTAGAGTTCCTTGCCGGCGAACACGGCCGAGTCGGCGAGAACTTCCTCGAGTCGGAGCAACTGGTTGTACTTGCACACGCGCTCGCTGCGGCACAGCGAGCCGGTCTTGATCTGGCCTGCGTTGGTGGCCACGGCCAGGTCGGCGATGAACGAGTCCTCGGTCTCCCCGGAGCGGTGCGAGATGACGCTACGGTAGCCCGCGCGGTGCGCCATCTCGATCGCCTCGAGAGTCTCGGTCAGGGTGCCGATCTGGTTGAGCTTGATCAGGATGGCGTTGGCGACCTTCTCTTCGATGCCGCGGGACAGCCTCTCGGTGTTGGTCACGAACAGGTCGTCGCCCACGATCTGGATCTTCCCGCCCAGCTTCTCGGTCATCAGCGCCCAGCCGGCCCAGTCGTCCTCGGCCAGCCCGTCCTCGATGGACACGATGGGGAAGGAGGCGATCCACTTGTCGTACAGCGAGACCATCCCCGCGGCCTCGTAGGACACCCCGCCCTCGCCGGCCAGCACGTACTTGCCATTCTTGTAGAACTCGCTGGCGGCGGCGTCAATGGCGATGGACACGTTCTTGCCGGGCTTGTAACCGGCCGTCTCGATGGCCTTCACCAGCAGCTCCAGCGCCTCGGCGTTGCTCTTGAGGTTGGGCGCGAAGCCGCCCTCGTCGCCCACCGCGGTGTTGAGGCCGCGCTGCTTGAGCGTGGACTTCAGCGCGTGGAAGGTCTCGGCGCCCGCGCGCAGGGCCTCGGCGAACAGGTCGAAACCGTGCGGGACGATCATGAACTCCTGCAGGTCCACGTTGTTGTCCGCGTGGGCGCCGCCGTTGATCACGTTCATCATCGGGGTGGGGATGGTGCGGGCGTGCACCCCGCCCAGGTAGCGGTACAGCGGCAGGTCCACGGACTCGGCCGCGGCGCGCGCGGCGGCCATGGAGCAGCCCAGGATGGCGTTGGCGCCCAGACGGCCCTTGTTGGGGGTGCCGTCGAGCTCGATCATCATCGCGTCGAGGCCCTCCTGGTCGGCGGCATCCATGCCCACCAGCTCCGGCGCCAGCGTCTCGCGTACGTTGCCCACGGCGGTGCGCACGCCCTTGCCCAGGTAGCGGGCCTTGTCGCCGTCGCGCAGCTCCAGGGCCTCGTGCTCCCCGGTGGACGCGCCCGAGGGGACGGCCGCACGGCCCATCGCACCGCCGCCCAGGTGGATTTCCACCTCCAGCGTCGGGTTCCCCCGCGAATCCAGGATCTCCCGAGCCACCACCGCCTCGATGTCCGTGAAGCCGAAACTCGCCATCTTCCCACTCCCGGTTGGTGTCGAACTGCCCATGTCGAACTCGAACCCCTGACAGATAGCAGGGCGGGCCGGGGGGCGCAAGGCCGGGCCCGGTCAGGCCCGGTCGCCTGGGTCCGGTCGCTGGCCCGGCCTCCCGGCTGGGCGGCCGGCGCCAATCCGGCCCCGGACGGCCCCTTTTGACCGCCTGCGGGACAACGGGTTACGCGGCCTTTTCCTTGACGCCCCGGCGGACGGGACGTACCTTCGAACCCGCCGCAACTTGTGACGGCACTTTTGCGTAGGCAGGTTCAGAGGCACCCGTGGCGACCGGGATTGGCCCGGGGCCCGTTGGGTCCAGGACCCGCCCGGAGTCGCCAGCCCGTGGAGGAGCGCTTGAATCACGACGACGCGCTTCTGGTCCAGAGGTGCCTCAAAGGCGAAGAGCGCGCGTACGGCGTGCTCCTCGGCCGGTACCGGCGGGCGGTGTACAGCCTCATCTACCGCATGGTCGGCAACGCCGAGGAAGCCCAGGACCTGGCGCAGGAGGCCTTCATCCGGGCCTTTCGATCGCTCGCCAGCTACGACCCGAACCGCTCCTTCGCCAACTGGCTGTTCAAGATCGCGTCGAACCTGACCATCGACCACTTCCGCCGCCGGCGGCTGCCCACGATCTCCACATCGGTGGGCGAGGACGAGGACGAAGGCCGGGAGCTGGACCTGGCGGATCCCACGCCCTCGGCACTGGATACCATGGTCGAGGACGAGGACGCGAGGCGGACCGCCGACCTGGTGCAGTCGCTGCCCGAGCACTACCGGATCGTGGTGCTGCTGCGGCACTCCCAGGACATGGCGTACGAGGAGATCGCCGAGGCGCTGAACCTGCCGGTGGGGACCGTGAAGGCTCGCCTGCACCGCGCGCGGCACATGCTCAAGACCAAGCTGGAAGGCACAGGGAGGATCTGATCGTGGCCCTCAAGGCCTGTGGAATGGACGAGGCCCGTCTCCAGGAGTACCTGGACCGGGCCCTGGGCCGCCCGGAAAGGGGCGAGGTGGAAACGCACCTCGCGGACTGCCCCGGGTGCGCCCGCGAAGTGGAGGCCTACCGCCGCCTCGCCTCCCGACTGGCCGCCCTGCCCCTGTTCTCCCCGGATGCCGACTTCGATCGACTGATTCTCTCCGCCGTGCTCCCAACCCGCCGCCGCGTCATGGGGATCTCCGCGCTGGGCTGGGCGGCCGCGGCCTACTTCGTGTTCACGCTGGGACTGCTCGGCGCGGCGCTGACCCTCGCCGGTGCCCCGACCTCCGAGGGCCCGATGCGGGTCGCCTCCTGGGCCGGGCAGTCGGCGGCCCACTCCCTGGCCAAGGTGGTGGCCGCGCTGGCGGTGGCCCTGCAGTTCGTTCGCGACGTGGGCGGCCTGGTGGGCGGCCTCCTCGGCCGGCTGCTGCAGGTGCCGGTCCACGTTCTCACCCTGAGTGCCGAAACTCCCGACGGCAGGTTCTACCTGGCCCTCGCCGTCTGTACCGCGCTGGCTTTCTTCCTGATCGCCCGGCGCACTCCGGAAGGAGGCGTTCGCCATGCTCGGATTCGCGTCTAGATTGCTGGGCACGGCCCGCCTGGTCCTGTGGGCCTGGCTGGCGGTTTCCATGGGGTTCTCGCAGGCGGATCCTGCCTGGGCGAAGAAGGTCGTGCACATCGGCCCTTCCGACAGCAAGGGCAACATCACCGTGGACGTGAGCTCCGACGACTCCACCTTCACCCTGGTCACCGACAGCGGCGTGGTGGCGAACAAGGGCGGGTTTACCGTGCGGGTGAACTCCGGGCCCGCGTTCCTGGGCGTGGACGGCCGGCGCATCAGCGAGCTCACGCGCAGGGCCCTGGGCATCGAGGAGGGGCTGATGGTCAGCCGCGTGGTGCCCGGCAGCGCCGCGTCGGCGGCCGGCGTGCTGCGCAGCGACGTGCTGCTGAGCCTGGGTGGCGATCCCCTCAACTCAATGAGCGACCTGCGCAACGCCGTGGAGAGCCACGAAGCCGGCGACACGGTGCAGCTCGAGCTGCTGCGCAAGGGCCGGCGCCTCAAGATGCCGGTGATGCTGGGCAGCGAATTCGGAAGCTACCGGCGCCACCATGGCGGCCAGGACATCGTGCGCTTCGGCGAGAGCGTGGTGGTGAGCCCGGGCCAGCAGGTGGAAGGCGACGTGGTGTCCATCGGCGGGTCGGTGGAAGTGCAGCCAGGCGCGGTGGTGAGCGGGGAAGTGGTGGCCGTCGGCGGGAGCGTGATGGTGCGCCCCGGCGCGGTGGTGCGCGGCGACGCGGTCTCCATCGGCAGCGACGTGCGCGTGGACCCCGGGGGCCAGGTGTTCGGCCAGAGCGTCAGCACCCGCACCCCGCTCAACATCCCCGGCTTCGGGCGCGATTGGCAGCACGCGTTCAGCTGGTGGTCGTTCATGTTCAAGGTGATTCGGATCATCTTCTACCTGATGGTGCTGCTGCTGGTGTACGTGCTGTTCCGCGACCGTTTCCTGAACACCTCCTACAGCGCGGCGCAGCACACGGTGAAGGCGTTCTTCATCGGGCTGCTGGTGGTGTGCACGGTGATCCCGGTCGCCATCCTGTTGTGCATCACCCTGATCGGGATCCCGCTCGCGGTGGGCTACGTGCTGGCGGTGTTCCTCGCGTGGGTGATCGGCTACCTCGCGGTGGCGCTGTTCATCGGCAAGCGGCTGCTGGGCCAGGGGGACCGCTGGGCCAGCGGCAATGTGGCCGCGGTGATGGTGGGGCTGCTGTTCCTGACGGCCTTCGGGGTCGTGGGCAGCGCGCTCACCGCGTTCGGGCCGTTCGGGATCAACGCCATCGGCTTCGGATTCAACCTGGTGGGGGGCATCCTGTGGCTGATGGCCGGCATGACCGGTCTGGGCGCCGTGGTGCTCTCGAAGTTCGCGAAGCCGACCGACCCTGGCTACTTCGGCCTGACGGCCGCGCCGGGCCCGTACACGCCACCGCCGGGCTATCCGCCGGCGCCGCCCTCCGGCTATCCGCCGGCAGGCTACCCGCCGGCAGGCTACCCGCCGTCCGGCTACCCGCCGGCTGGAGGCTACCCACAGCCTTCCGCTCCGGGCTACCCGCCGGCCGGCTACGTGGCCCCGCCGCCGTACTCGCCAGGGGTGCCGTATCCGCCCGCCCCGCCGGCCACCACCGGCGCTCCGTACACTCCGGGTGGGGGCGGCTACGGGTATCCGCAGCCCCCGGCGCCCCCGGCCCCGGCCGCGGCACCGCCCGTCGCGCCGCCACCGGCGGCCCCGGTCGCGCCGCCGGCCCCGGGGAAGCAGGACCCGTACGCCCCTCCCCCGGGTTACGAGCCCCCGAAACCGACCGATCCGGGGTCGGAAGGGTCCCGGCAGTAGGTCTCCAGACCCCGCCCTCCTGGCGGACAACCTGAGTGGAAACCGGCGCGGTGGGGGAAAAACCCCACCGCGCCGGTTTTGTGCCTGCTGCCGCCGCTCAAAGGCAGACCGGCAGGGCGTTCCAGGGGGCGGCTCCCGGAATGGCCTATCCCACGGATCTCCAGATGCTTGAATTCCCCTTGCACCAGCCCATGGGGCGCGCTATCCTCACATTAGTGACTCTTTATTCTTGGCATGAAAGCTGCCTTAGAGAGTCATCGAAGCGCTAAGGACAGTCCCGGAAGTCGCGCAGCCAACGCACCAGGGTTTGGTACGGGGCCGCGGGTTCACCTTTTCTAGCGCAGGTTCCCAATCAAGCTCCCAGCTTTCATGCGCCAGGCCGGCGCGATTGCCCCCGTGATGGGGGCGGCGGTCCTCTTCCTCGTGGCGGGCGTCGCCGTCTGCGTCGCGGCCAGTTCCCCGGTGACCGGTGTGATTGTCCACCCGGCCAGCGAGGTCCTGGAGCGCTACATCACCTGGAACGGCTCCACGCCGGTCTTCAACTCGCCCGACGGCTACGCCTGGGAGCTGGTCACCTCGCCCCAGCAGGCCGGCCCCAACGCGGGCGACGGCAGCTTCCATCCCATGGACCAGACCGAAGTCGAGTCCGCGCTGCGCGGCGTCCGCTTCCCCCTGGGCGGCGTGACCGCGGACGTGTTCATCCTGCCGTACCCGCGCCGCGAAGTGCCCGCCTCGTCGGCCGGTTCGGGCTGCCTGGTGCTCACCCCCGGCGTGCGGGCCTACAGCCGCGAGGAAATCCACTCCGTGGTGACCCACGAGCTGGGCCACCTGGTGCAGGCCGCGCTGCTGCCCGACACTGACACCGAGGGCTGGGCCCGCTACCGCGGGCTGCGCGGCATCTCGGACGTCTCGGTGTACTTCGACGGCGCCAGCCACGCCAACCGGCCCCACGAGATCTTCGCCGAGGACTTCCGGTTCCTGTTCGGGGACGCGGCCTCCCGCGCCAGCGGCACCATCGAGAACCCCTCCCTTGAGCTTCCGAACGTGCGCCCCGCGGTTTCGGAGTTCCTGGCCGGCCTGCACCGGCCCGCCGCCGCCTCCCTCGAGGCCCCCGGGACGCTCAGCAACGGGCCCAATCCCTTCACCGGCCGCACGGTCCTAACGTTCAGTGTCAGCGCGACTTCCGTGGGTCTGCGGGGGTCGGCACTGCCGGCCGCGGCGGACGCCGCCAGCGCCCCGGTGCGCGTGCGCCTGGGGGTGTACGGTGCGGACGGTCGGCTGGTGCGTCAACTGGTTGAAGGTGAATACGTTCCGGGGACCCACCGGGTGGTCTTCGATGGCCGGGACCAGGCGGGGCAGGCGCTGCCCGCGGGGGTGTGGTTCGCCCGGCTGGAGTCCGGTTCCAAGGTGGCGGTCCGCAAGCTCATTCTGTCGCGCTGAAATCTCCCTACCTCATGTCAAATTAGCTCTTGACCTGATTTGGCGCGTGCCCCTATCCTAAGGTGCTTCTCAGGGGCGCGGGACGAAGAACCCCATTTCTAAATTCCGAACTGGAACCGCGACTGCCTTTCCGA
The Candidatus Eisenbacteria bacterium DNA segment above includes these coding regions:
- a CDS encoding type II toxin-antitoxin system RelE/ParE family toxin, with product MDRPADRKPLFWVGSSKNDLREFPGEVKDVMGHALHVAQTGAKHPDAKPLLGFGGAGVLEVVEDFAGGTYRAVYTVKFADAVYVLHAFQKKSKRGIKTPKKDTDLIRERLGRAEREYASWSKSRR
- a CDS encoding XRE family transcriptional regulator translates to MRAGASREGRKGSRAVIPVERSSGNVFEDLGLEESAERLVKSEIAARIASIIERRSLRQVQAAKLLGVHQADVSDLTRGKLAGFSTDRLFRFLTTLGQDVEIRMPSRLRANGHGRLRVLDEDGRSVAAGGMRGKR
- a CDS encoding septum formation initiator family protein; the protein is MLDLVRRLERPAWSRGRPTGPAPRRWALRLGIAALGAWLTYSFVFSEQGILRILSMKRELVSIEARNRKLTSSVKQVDEELLRARTDPFYTEKFLRENAGLARPGELVIRVVGEGAVKQAIDARKLVQPPLPKGPRGLPPGQPRKP
- a CDS encoding DinB family protein: MNREVTKGMWDQFRRVHGVTLRAIQRIPADKLNAVPVPPLKSVKDLVVHMYEYAPALAAGVGKGKLEQSDLPAGADKIQTVADLEKWCRAQFDKADAAVQKLSDAQLQAMVPTFWGPTMPGFILLCVVYDEHIHHRGQFYTFLRLLGVEPPFIWGFEQNEKQYQ
- the eno gene encoding phosphopyruvate hydratase; translated protein: MASFGFTDIEAVVAREILDSRGNPTLEVEIHLGGGAMGRAAVPSGASTGEHEALELRDGDKARYLGKGVRTAVGNVRETLAPELVGMDAADQEGLDAMMIELDGTPNKGRLGANAILGCSMAAARAAAESVDLPLYRYLGGVHARTIPTPMMNVINGGAHADNNVDLQEFMIVPHGFDLFAEALRAGAETFHALKSTLKQRGLNTAVGDEGGFAPNLKSNAEALELLVKAIETAGYKPGKNVSIAIDAAASEFYKNGKYVLAGEGGVSYEAAGMVSLYDKWIASFPIVSIEDGLAEDDWAGWALMTEKLGGKIQIVGDDLFVTNTERLSRGIEEKVANAILIKLNQIGTLTETLEAIEMAHRAGYRSVISHRSGETEDSFIADLAVATNAGQIKTGSLCRSERVCKYNQLLRLEEVLADSAVFAGKELYGG
- a CDS encoding sigma-70 family RNA polymerase sigma factor, translating into MNHDDALLVQRCLKGEERAYGVLLGRYRRAVYSLIYRMVGNAEEAQDLAQEAFIRAFRSLASYDPNRSFANWLFKIASNLTIDHFRRRRLPTISTSVGEDEDEGRELDLADPTPSALDTMVEDEDARRTADLVQSLPEHYRIVVLLRHSQDMAYEEIAEALNLPVGTVKARLHRARHMLKTKLEGTGRI
- a CDS encoding zf-HC2 domain-containing protein yields the protein MALKACGMDEARLQEYLDRALGRPERGEVETHLADCPGCAREVEAYRRLASRLAALPLFSPDADFDRLILSAVLPTRRRVMGISALGWAAAAYFVFTLGLLGAALTLAGAPTSEGPMRVASWAGQSAAHSLAKVVAALAVALQFVRDVGGLVGGLLGRLLQVPVHVLTLSAETPDGRFYLALAVCTALAFFLIARRTPEGGVRHARIRV
- a CDS encoding PDZ domain-containing protein — its product is MLGFASRLLGTARLVLWAWLAVSMGFSQADPAWAKKVVHIGPSDSKGNITVDVSSDDSTFTLVTDSGVVANKGGFTVRVNSGPAFLGVDGRRISELTRRALGIEEGLMVSRVVPGSAASAAGVLRSDVLLSLGGDPLNSMSDLRNAVESHEAGDTVQLELLRKGRRLKMPVMLGSEFGSYRRHHGGQDIVRFGESVVVSPGQQVEGDVVSIGGSVEVQPGAVVSGEVVAVGGSVMVRPGAVVRGDAVSIGSDVRVDPGGQVFGQSVSTRTPLNIPGFGRDWQHAFSWWSFMFKVIRIIFYLMVLLLVYVLFRDRFLNTSYSAAQHTVKAFFIGLLVVCTVIPVAILLCITLIGIPLAVGYVLAVFLAWVIGYLAVALFIGKRLLGQGDRWASGNVAAVMVGLLFLTAFGVVGSALTAFGPFGINAIGFGFNLVGGILWLMAGMTGLGAVVLSKFAKPTDPGYFGLTAAPGPYTPPPGYPPAPPSGYPPAGYPPAGYPPSGYPPAGGYPQPSAPGYPPAGYVAPPPYSPGVPYPPAPPATTGAPYTPGGGGYGYPQPPAPPAPAAAPPVAPPPAAPVAPPAPGKQDPYAPPPGYEPPKPTDPGSEGSRQ